CTTCCTGGCGCAGCCGGGTGCACAGGTCCACCAGAGAGGATGCCTGGGTTCTTCCCAGTTCCATGCCGATCTCGAAGTGCTCTTGAAGACCGAGGGAGGACAGGTTCGCGCTGCCGAAGTAGCCGGTGGCGCGGTCGGCGACCACGAACTTGGCGTGCATGATGCCGGGGTTGGCCCCGGTCCACCAGTACAAGGACGTTCTTCCGTAGTCGGCGCAGTCTTTGACGAGGTCGGTCAGGGGTTGGGCCCGGCTGCTCGGGTCGTGGGCGTAGAAGTGGACGGCGACCTGGCGCTCGGCGACGGCGGGCAGCAGGACCTCGCGCAGTAGGTCGCAGCCATGGCGGTTCCAGAAGGGGCCGCCGATGTGGAGTTCGCTGTTGGCTCCGGCGATGACGTCCTGGACTAGCAGGTCCAGGCGTCGGACGGGGGGCGCTACGAGGTGGGCGGCGGCTCGGGGGGTGGTGAACACCAGGGGGCGCTCGGATGGTGGTGCTGCGGGCGGTGGGTCAAGGCCGTCCAGGACGTCCAGGAGCACCTGGAGTTGGGAGAGGCGGGCAGGGACGAGCCCTGCGTGCCGGCCTGAGCCCAGTAGGCCGCACTCGGCGGCGAGCTGGCGTACGGCGGTAGCGTGATCGTCTGCGACCCCGTGGACGCGGAGGGCGTCAAGGGTGTCGGCTCTGGCGATCTCCCGTGTCCATTCGGCGGCTGCCGCGTAGCTGCCCGCGAGGCGCTCCAGGAGCTGGGCGAGCGGGACCAGCGGTCGCAGTTCGTCGGTCATGTGTGGCTCGAGGCGGCGGTGTGGCGGAGGAACTCTGCGGCGAGGCCCCGGTCGAGGTCGTCGTTGAACAGCTGGCAGCCGAAGGTGAGGTAGACGCAGCGTTCGCAGCATCGTGGTGAGGACTGATGGCACAGCGGGTCGTTCTCGCAGCTGAGCACGGAGTCGGCGGTGCTCTCCAGCCAGCTGAGCACGCGGTTGCTGAGCAGGGTCCACAGTGATCCGAGGGTGAATTCACGGACGTTGTCGGCGTAGATGGCGACGGTGAGTGCCTTCGTGACGACCCATTCGGCGAGCGTGTTCTCGGCCAGTCCTACTTGGCCGTCGTCCAGGGAGCGAAGCAGGAGGTGGCCGAGGGTGTGGATGACCGTGTGCACGGTTGCTGCCGCGCGGGCGGCTTCCGGGTCGTCCTGGTCCGTGAACAGTTCCAGCAGCCGCCGGCGGGCCGCCGATTCGTCTTCGGCCACCCCGGCGGTGAGTCCTTTGGCGTCCAGGAAAGACAGGACGGAACGTGCGGAGAAGGTGACCAGGAGGGCTTCGGTGTCTGATGCTGCGACGTAGACCGGGTACTTTCCGTCGTGGTGGTACTTGTTGTGGAAGCCGGTCAGGACGCCCCGTTCGGGCTCGTGCTCTTCTCTGGTGTAGCCGAAGGCGACTCGGGCTACGGGGAACTCCCAGGTGACGGCGATCTCCGCGATCCCCAGGGTGCGGGCCTGCTCGCGGGCGCGTTCCGTGGTCTGCTGGGCCAGCCGGTCCTGGAGCTCGGCGAAGCGTGCACACTGGTCGTCGAGGGTAATGCGCTGGATCTGGGCGGGGTCGAAGACGGCTGCGCGTTCCACGAAGGGGCGGTCTGCACCGAGCAGTTCCCACCGCGCGTTGTCGGCGTCCGTACTGGGCAGAGCAGCCAGGCCGCTCTCCTCCGGGCCCATCATTCTGCGGATCTGCTCGATTGCCTCCTCCCCCATGTTGATCTGGCGCAGTTGTTGTTCTTTTTGCTGCCATTCCTGCGGGGACAGGCGTGGCACCGTGACGGTCTGGGCGGCGTCGCCGAGGCCCTGGGCCGTGGAGTCGATCAGGTTGAGGTAGTGGGCGGCCGCGATCCGGCCGCGCTGGGGGTGGCGTTGGTACTGCCGGAACTCGGAGTTGTCGATGTTGACGAGTTGGAGGGCGTGGACCTGGTAGGCGCGGGTGTCGTTGAACGTCCTTGCCCGCATCATGGCTCGGCCGGCGGCGTCCTTCCATTCGCAGCCGCAGGGGGACTGCGAGGTGCCCTGGAGCTTCGCGCCGCCGCAGCCTGGGCCGACGCAGCGCCAGAGGGCGGTGACGAAGCTTCCCGTGTTCTCAAACACGATGTGGTCGTAGCCGTGCGCGGGAACACGGCACTTGGGCACGTACATGGGGCGGATGCGTCCGCAGTTGTGCGCGTTGAAGTACGGGAGTTGCCGCAGCGGTGCGCTGCAGGTGCGGCACCGGGGGTCGGCCGCGAGTTGCTGGGCCTTCGCGTAGGTGCGCACGCGGCGGCAGGAGCGGCGGACGCATTCGAGGACGAGCGGGAACACCTCGAAGCGGACGAGGTCGGGACTGACCAGGACGAAATTCTGCCGCAGTCGGCCCTGCGGCACGGGCAGGGCGGCTCTGGCGTCTTCGCTCCAGCGCTCCAGGTAGCGGGAGATTTCGTCATAGATGACGTCTTCGTTGAGTTTTTTGACCACGTCCCCGTCGACTGCCTGGACCCTGCCTCGCAGCCGCTGTTCGTGGCGGAAGACCGCACCGGGCAGGAAGGCGGTCATGGCCTGGCTACGGCTGCGGTTCATCCTCGCCCCCCTTGCTGTCGGCAGTGTTGGTGGCGAGCGCATTGAA
The genomic region above belongs to Streptomyces marianii and contains:
- a CDS encoding phospholipase D-like domain-containing protein, whose protein sequence is MTDELRPLVPLAQLLERLAGSYAAAAEWTREIARADTLDALRVHGVADDHATAVRQLAAECGLLGSGRHAGLVPARLSQLQVLLDVLDGLDPPPAAPPSERPLVFTTPRAAAHLVAPPVRRLDLLVQDVIAGANSELHIGGPFWNRHGCDLLREVLLPAVAERQVAVHFYAHDPSSRAQPLTDLVKDCADYGRTSLYWWTGANPGIMHAKFVVADRATGYFGSANLSSLGLQEHFEIGMELGRTQASSLVDLCTRLRQEGFFAQVTEGPGRAPDPPVFVETADGKRRFGQLRSWHTTRDGRREADVLCRLSDDAPRPARVRVDESRIRLFPGVDYANVPADGARAGDGETGSTG